CAGCCTGCGTCCGCTGGCCGGCGGTGTCGAACTGCTCGTCCGCGACAACGGCACCGGTCTCGGCACGGCCGCCGAGGGCGCCGGGATCCGGGGGATGCGTGAGCGGGCCCTGCTGATCGGAGCCGAGATCCACTTCGAACCCGCCCCCGCAGGGGGCACCGACGTACGCCTGCGCGTCCCCGCCCCGCCCGGGGAGCGTTCCGCAGACCGAACCGGAGACAGCCCCTGATGTCCGCACGGCCCCCGATCCGCGTCCTGCTCGCCGACGACCACACCCTCGTCCGGCGCGGGGTACGCCTCATCCTGGACGGCGAACCCGACCTCACGGTGGTCGCCGAGGCCGGTGACGGTGCCGAGGCGGTCGCGGCGGCCCGGGCCACCGAGGTCGACCTGGCCGTCCTGGACGTCGCGATGCCCCGCATGACCGGCCTCCAAGCGGCCCGCGAACTCTCCCGACGGCTTCCCGGGCTGCGCATCCTGATCCTGACCATGTACGACAACGAGCAGTACTTCTTCGAGGCCCTCAAGGCCGGTGCCTGCGGATACGTCCTCAAGTCCGTCGCCGACCGCGACCTGGTCGAGGCGTGCCGGGCCGCCGTGCGCGACGAACCGTTCATCTACCCCGGCGCCGAACGGGCCCTCGTCCGGTCCTACCTGGACCGCATGGACCGGGGCGGCGACCTGCCGGAGCGGCCCATCACGGAACGCGAGGAGGAGATCCTCAAGCTCGTCGCCGAGGGACACACCTCCAAGGAGATCGGCGAACTGCTCTTCATCAGCGCCAAGACCGTCGAACGCCA
The Streptomyces sp. NBC_01723 genome window above contains:
- a CDS encoding response regulator yields the protein MSARPPIRVLLADDHTLVRRGVRLILDGEPDLTVVAEAGDGAEAVAAARATEVDLAVLDVAMPRMTGLQAARELSRRLPGLRILILTMYDNEQYFFEALKAGACGYVLKSVADRDLVEACRAAVRDEPFIYPGAERALVRSYLDRMDRGGDLPERPITEREEEILKLVAEGHTSKEIGELLFISAKTVERHRANLLQKLGVRDRLELTRYAIRAGLIEP